The following are encoded together in the Vespa velutina chromosome 3, iVesVel2.1, whole genome shotgun sequence genome:
- the LOC124947546 gene encoding inactive hydroxysteroid dehydrogenase-like protein 1: protein MMTLIILWSLGGLIALWLLFNFANHLISIIWEIFFPLINSKPINLRTKFGEWAVVTGSTDGIGKAYAMELATRNINLILISRSLNKLENTKSEILNVNPNIEVRIIQADFSKGKLIYEEIKPQLENVPIGILVNNVGKQYSYPMYLNEVPEDELWDIITINVGAATMMTRLIIEGMKKRRKGAIVNISSGSEHQPLPLMTVYAATKVYLKSFSNAIRIEYSKFGITIQHLSPFFINTKMNAFIPRFQVSSLFVPNPTTYAKNAVATLGKVDSSSGYWAHDIQTFFSLIAPVWIRAKIGWLMNKKFREDYIAYIKNK from the exons atgatgacgtTAATAATACTCTGGTCATTAGGTGGATTAATCGCACTTtggttattatttaatttcgcaaatcatttaatatctattatatgggaaatattttttccccttatCAATTCCAAACCGATCAATTTGCGTACGAAATTTGGCGAATGGGCAG TGGTAACAGGATCAACCGACGGAATTGGAAAGGCTTACGCAATGGAACTAGCTACGagaaacattaatttaattttaataagcagaagtttaaataaattggaaaataCCAAATCTGAAATATTGAACGTTAATCCTAACATAGAAGTGAGGATCATACAGGCAGATTTTAGCAAAGGCAAACTGATCTACGAAGAAATCAAACCTCAATTGGAAAATGTACCAATTGGAATATTGG tgaATAACGTGGGCAAACAGTATAGTTATCCAATGTATCTCAACGAAGTTCCCGAGGATGAACTATGggatattataacaataaatgtGGGGGCTGCCACGATGATGACGCGATTAATTAttgaaggaatgaaaaaacgTAGAAAAGGTGCAATCGTTAATATATCTTCTGGCTCGGAACATCAGCCGCTACCATTAATGACCGTCTATGCTGCAACCAAAGTATATTTGAAAAGTTTCTCCAATGCAATTagaatcgaatattcgaaattTGGTATAACGATTCAACATTTGTCACCATTCTTTATCAATACCAAAATGAATGCCTTCATTCCGAGATTTCAG GTATCCAGCCTATTTGTCCCTAATCCAACGACTTATGCCAAAAATGCAGTAGCCACGCTCGGTAAAGTAGATTCAAGCAGCGGATATTGGGCCCATGATATTCAAACATTTTTCAGTCTTATTGCTCCTGTATGGATTAGGGCAAAAATTGGTTGgttaatgaacaaaaaatttcGGGAAgattatattgcatatatcaaaaataaataa
- the LOC124947545 gene encoding carbohydrate sulfotransferase 11-like isoform X2, protein MIGCRVFRAIIFILVIWNSILNAEKTNEEVSLEYGNSKYLQSQKYMYSWTGPNALARSALLERQERLQYNCEEIFRHNNVENGTLSPESFRNILVDEQHELLYCYVPKVACTNWKRVLMIATGKWSGNDPLEIPADQAHSPGIFLRLSNYTASEIEKKLTSYDKLIVVRHPFERLLSAYRNKLEAKHERSSRYFQTRFGKKIIKKYRVNATQESLKNGDDVTFREFVEFITNDTENGTRNEHWRPIYELCQPCVVNYNLVSKYETLVEDATEVLERMNVVTVK, encoded by the exons ATGATAGGATGTCGTGTCTTCAGggcaataatatttattctcgttatttgGAATTCAATCCTAAATGCAGAGAAAACCAACGAAGAAGTTTCGTTAGAATATGGCAACTCGAAGTATCTTCAATCACAGAAGTATATGTACTCTTGGACAGGACCTAATGCATTAGCGAGATCCGCTTTGTTGGAGCGTCAAGAAAGATTACAGTATAATTGCGAGGAGATTTTTAGACATAATAATGTTGAAAACGGAACGTTAAGTCCTGAATCCTTTAGAAACATCCTCGTGGACGAACAACACGAGTTGCTTTATTGTTATGTAccaaag GTTGCCTGTACAAACTGGAAACGCGTTTTAATGATCGCCACAGGAAAGTGGTCTGGAAATGATCCTTTAGAAATACCGGCTGATCAGGCTCACTCGCcaggaatatttttaagattaagTAATTACACTGCTTCggaaattgagaaaaaattaacatcCTACGACAAACTCATAGTCGTTCGACATCCATTTGAAAGGCTACTATCAGCTTATAGGAATAAACTGGAAGCGAAGCATGAAAGGAGCTCGAGATATTTTCAAACACGttttggaaagaaaattataaag aaGTACAGAGTGAATGCTACGCaagaatcattgaaaaatggCGACGATGTTACGTTCAGAGAGTTTGTAGAATTTATTACCAATGATACTGAAAATGGTACGAGGAACGAGCATTGGAGACctatatatgaattatgtCAGCCGTGCGTAGTTAATTACAATCTTGTTAGTAAGTATGAAACCTTGGTGGAAGACGCTACAGAAGTGTTGGAAAGAATGAATGTCGTCACCGTCAA aTGA
- the LOC124947545 gene encoding carbohydrate sulfotransferase 11-like isoform X1 — MIGCRVFRAIIFILVIWNSILNAEKTNEEVSLEYGNSKYLQSQKYMYSWTGPNALARSALLERQERLQYNCEEIFRHNNVENGTLSPESFRNILVDEQHELLYCYVPKVACTNWKRVLMIATGKWSGNDPLEIPADQAHSPGIFLRLSNYTASEIEKKLTSYDKLIVVRHPFERLLSAYRNKLEAKHERSSRYFQTRFGKKIIKKYRVNATQESLKNGDDVTFREFVEFITNDTENGTRNEHWRPIYELCQPCVVNYNLVSKYETLVEDATEVLERMNVVTVNFPSKPQSTEPTSKKLDRYYSTLSYKQLRKLEDLYKLDMKLFDYSLEDVLGFSLA; from the exons ATGATAGGATGTCGTGTCTTCAGggcaataatatttattctcgttatttgGAATTCAATCCTAAATGCAGAGAAAACCAACGAAGAAGTTTCGTTAGAATATGGCAACTCGAAGTATCTTCAATCACAGAAGTATATGTACTCTTGGACAGGACCTAATGCATTAGCGAGATCCGCTTTGTTGGAGCGTCAAGAAAGATTACAGTATAATTGCGAGGAGATTTTTAGACATAATAATGTTGAAAACGGAACGTTAAGTCCTGAATCCTTTAGAAACATCCTCGTGGACGAACAACACGAGTTGCTTTATTGTTATGTAccaaag GTTGCCTGTACAAACTGGAAACGCGTTTTAATGATCGCCACAGGAAAGTGGTCTGGAAATGATCCTTTAGAAATACCGGCTGATCAGGCTCACTCGCcaggaatatttttaagattaagTAATTACACTGCTTCggaaattgagaaaaaattaacatcCTACGACAAACTCATAGTCGTTCGACATCCATTTGAAAGGCTACTATCAGCTTATAGGAATAAACTGGAAGCGAAGCATGAAAGGAGCTCGAGATATTTTCAAACACGttttggaaagaaaattataaag aaGTACAGAGTGAATGCTACGCaagaatcattgaaaaatggCGACGATGTTACGTTCAGAGAGTTTGTAGAATTTATTACCAATGATACTGAAAATGGTACGAGGAACGAGCATTGGAGACctatatatgaattatgtCAGCCGTGCGTAGTTAATTACAATCTTGTTAGTAAGTATGAAACCTTGGTGGAAGACGCTACAGAAGTGTTGGAAAGAATGAATGTCGTCACCGTCAA TTTCCCATCAAAACCACAGAGTACCGAGCCAACGTCCAAGAAATTGGATAGATATTATTCGACTTTAAGTTATAAACAATTGAGAAAGTTGGAGGATTTGTACAAATTAGATATGAAATTGTTCGATTATTCACTGGAGGACGTTTTAGGATTTTCTTTAGCTTAA
- the LOC124947543 gene encoding sodium channel protein Nach-like: MPKTIMVGLNIDEKIKKNVPDVKKINDQKRLKNKSTLISTNANRKKRIALKILQDFTDSSSLHGVKYLGIQPIVISYTGKFLWLCTMITGIVGIDIMLKKLLHRLDENPTEYFVNTFHAPIFLAAFPAITICPSKLTMLKMQMDLMRHVKLPKNMSIEEAMFFVRYGAEITILEFGENDEHLKKFNAFLKENKWQLIDFLKIFYPCENMIESCWWHEKKINCTDYIKQSYTNNGICCSYNYYLEHLMTNKIRYQEVPVLRTARSGSKSGLTIIFNRDLFFEDNKTKITNFVNNIKLFVYIHHTLSYPNDETIGYTLQKGEGLMLGVQPIIKKKPSTLYHEYFNGILQPDCILNSEKSQLRFFIEYQQSNCFVNCLIEDIYNACDCLPYTYAPMANYTSLPLCEMDDTKCLYKYMKRKKSINYDNCFCVNLCEDTTYQISSIKYLLKETSLSSPPIYQHLTATHTILNVYWKMDAFMIFETKSTFIDWKNLAEVGGIFNLFLGCSIISAVEMLYFVYLFFRKIFKKEIKL, encoded by the exons atgccGAAAACAATTAtg GTAGGATtgaatatcgatgaaaaaataaaaaagaatgttccTGACGTCAAGAAGATCAATGATCAGAAGAGATTGAAAAACAAATCAACTCTTATTTCGACAAACGCCAATCGTAAAAAACGCATTGCCCTAAAGATACTTCAAGATTTCACTGATTCTAGTTCGTTACATGGTGTAAAATATCTTGGAATACAACCTATCGTTATCAGTTACacgggaaaatttttatgGCTTTGTACAATGATCACTGGAATCGTCG gTATAGATATAATGTTGAAAAAATTGTTGCACCGCTTGGATGAAAATCCGACAGAATATTTCGTAAATACATTTCATGCACCGATATTTCTCGCCGCATTTCCTGCTATCACAATTTGTCCTAGCAAACTGACCATGTTAAAAATGCAAATGGATTTAATGCGGCATGTAAAATTGCCTAAAAATATGAGTATCGAGGAAGCGATGTTTTTCGTCAG ATATGGAGCTGAGATAACCATATTGGAATTTGGAGAAAACGatgaacatttaaaaaaatttaatgcatttttaaaagagaataaatggcaattaatagattttttgaaaatattctatcCTTGTGAAAATATGATCGAATCATGTTGGTggcacgaaaagaaaataaattgtactGATTATATAAAACAGTCTTATACCAATAACGGAATATGTTGttcttacaattattatttggaACATCTTATGACAAATAAAAT ACGTTATCAAGAAGTACCTGTACTTCGTACGGCTCGTTCTGGATCAAAATCTGGTCTGACCATAATATTCAATCGTGATTTATTCttcgaagataataaaacaaaaattacgaatttcgtaaacaatataaaacttttt GTTTATATTCATCACACTTTGAGTTATCCAAACGACGAGACTATTGGATATACTTTGCAAAAAGGAGAAGGATTAATg CTGGGAGTGCAaccgattattaaaaaaaaaccatcAACTCTTTATCACGAATACTTCAATGGTATTTTACAACCCGATTGCATTTTAAATTCCGAAAAAAGTCAATTACGCTTTTTCATCGAATATCAACAATCAAATTGCTTTGTCAATTGTTTGATCGAAGATATATACAATGCGTGCGATTGTCTTCCTTACACTTATGCACCAATGGCAAATTATACTTCACTCCCg ttATGCGAAATGGATGATACCAAGTGTTTGTATAAATACATGAAACGTAAAAAGTCGATAAATTATGACAATTGTTTTTGTGTAAATCTTTGTGAAGATACAACATACCAAATATcgtcgattaaatatttattgaaagaaaCATCATTATCTTCACCACCGATTTA TCAACATTTAACGGCTACACATACAATTTTAAACGTTTATTGGAAAATGGACGCCTTCATGATCTTCGAAACGAAATCAACTTTCATTGATTGGAAAAATCttg cTGAAGTAGGTGGAATATTCAATCTATTTCTTGGTTGTAGTATCATCAGCGCCGTAGAAATGTTATACTtcgtttatctattttttcgtaagatttttaagaaagaaatcaaattgtAA
- the LOC124947544 gene encoding cAMP-dependent protein kinase catalytic subunit PRKX isoform X2 — translation MSGDSTSDEEGSQEDPPRYDVDDMEIVKTIGTGTFGRVVLCRHRGKPLALKILSMVDVIRLKQVEHVRNEITVLKEVNHPFIVNMLWSGRDEARLYMLFEFVAGGELFSYLRAAGRFSGPTSCFYAAEIVCALEYLHSKHIIYRDLKPENLLLDSQGHLKITDFGFSKKLTDRTWTLCGTPEYLAPEIIQNKGHNKAVDWWALGVLIYEMLAGFPPFFDDNPFGIYEKILSGRIEWPKHMDPIAKDLIKKLLIADRTKRLGNMRQGAEDVKRHRWFKLVEWPLVPQRALTPPIRPRVKAPGDPSCFDDYPETDWRSQPPLPPDQLALFQDF, via the exons ATGTCTGGGGACAGCACGTCAGATGAGGAGGGCTCTCAAGAGGACCCACCCCGATACGATGTCGACGACATGGAAATCGTCAAAACGATCG GTACGGGAACATTTGGGAGAGTAGTATTATGCAGACATCGTGGAAAACCTCTCGCTTTGAAGATACTCTCTATGGTCGACGTGATCAGGCTGAAACAAGTCGAACACGTTCGCAACGAGATCACGGTACTAAAGGAGGTCAATCACCCCTTCATAGTCAACAT gCTTTGGAGCGGTAGAGACGAAGCCAGACTCTACATGCTATTCGAATTCGTAGCCGGTGGCGaactcttttcttatttaagaGCAGCCGGAAGATTTTCTGGACCAACCAGTTGCTTTTACGCGGCTGAAATCGTCTGCGCATTGGAATACCTTCACAGCAAGCACATCATTTATAGAGACTTAAAACCAGAAAATCTACTTCTCGATAGTCAAGGACACCTGAAAATTACCGACTTTggtttttcgaagaaattaacTGATAG AACTTGGACTCTTTGCGGTACACCGGAATATTTGGCGCCAGAGATCATTCAGAATAAAGGTCATAATAAAGCCGTTGATTGGTGGGCCCTTGGTGTACTGATTTACGAAATGTTAGCTGGATTCCCACCGTTTTTCGATGATAATCCATTTGGAATATATGAGAAAATACTCAGCGGTAGGATAGAATGGCCTAAACACATGGATCCCATTGCTAAAGATCTCATCAAGAAATTACTCATCGCAGACAGAACGAAAAGATTAGGAAATATGAGACAAGGAGCTGAAGATGTTAAGAGGCATCGTTGGTTCAAGCTAGTAGAATGGCCCTtg GTACCTCAAAGAGCTTTGACACCACCGATAAGGCCAAGAGTGAAAGCACCTGGTGATCCTAGTTGTTTCGATGATTATCCTGAAACCGATTGGCGTTCACAACCACCTTTACCACCTGACCAACTGGCACTCTTCCAAGACTTTTAG
- the LOC124947544 gene encoding cAMP-dependent protein kinase catalytic subunit PRKX isoform X3: MEIVKTIGTGTFGRVVLCRHRGKPLALKILSMVDVIRLKQVEHVRNEITVLKEVNHPFIVNMLWSGRDEARLYMLFEFVAGGELFSYLRAAGRFSGPTSCFYAAEIVCALEYLHSKHIIYRDLKPENLLLDSQGHLKITDFGFSKKLTDRTWTLCGTPEYLAPEIIQNKGHNKAVDWWALGVLIYEMLAGFPPFFDDNPFGIYEKILSGRIEWPKHMDPIAKDLIKKLLIADRTKRLGNMRQGAEDVKRHRWFKLVEWPLVPQRALTPPIRPRVKAPGDPSCFDDYPETDWRSQPPLPPDQLALFQDF; encoded by the exons ATGGAAATCGTCAAAACGATCG GTACGGGAACATTTGGGAGAGTAGTATTATGCAGACATCGTGGAAAACCTCTCGCTTTGAAGATACTCTCTATGGTCGACGTGATCAGGCTGAAACAAGTCGAACACGTTCGCAACGAGATCACGGTACTAAAGGAGGTCAATCACCCCTTCATAGTCAACAT gCTTTGGAGCGGTAGAGACGAAGCCAGACTCTACATGCTATTCGAATTCGTAGCCGGTGGCGaactcttttcttatttaagaGCAGCCGGAAGATTTTCTGGACCAACCAGTTGCTTTTACGCGGCTGAAATCGTCTGCGCATTGGAATACCTTCACAGCAAGCACATCATTTATAGAGACTTAAAACCAGAAAATCTACTTCTCGATAGTCAAGGACACCTGAAAATTACCGACTTTggtttttcgaagaaattaacTGATAG AACTTGGACTCTTTGCGGTACACCGGAATATTTGGCGCCAGAGATCATTCAGAATAAAGGTCATAATAAAGCCGTTGATTGGTGGGCCCTTGGTGTACTGATTTACGAAATGTTAGCTGGATTCCCACCGTTTTTCGATGATAATCCATTTGGAATATATGAGAAAATACTCAGCGGTAGGATAGAATGGCCTAAACACATGGATCCCATTGCTAAAGATCTCATCAAGAAATTACTCATCGCAGACAGAACGAAAAGATTAGGAAATATGAGACAAGGAGCTGAAGATGTTAAGAGGCATCGTTGGTTCAAGCTAGTAGAATGGCCCTtg GTACCTCAAAGAGCTTTGACACCACCGATAAGGCCAAGAGTGAAAGCACCTGGTGATCCTAGTTGTTTCGATGATTATCCTGAAACCGATTGGCGTTCACAACCACCTTTACCACCTGACCAACTGGCACTCTTCCAAGACTTTTAG
- the LOC124947544 gene encoding cAMP-dependent protein kinase catalytic subunit PRKX isoform X1, whose amino-acid sequence MSDDGSVYLALDITTSDEEGSQEDPPRYDVDDMEIVKTIGTGTFGRVVLCRHRGKPLALKILSMVDVIRLKQVEHVRNEITVLKEVNHPFIVNMLWSGRDEARLYMLFEFVAGGELFSYLRAAGRFSGPTSCFYAAEIVCALEYLHSKHIIYRDLKPENLLLDSQGHLKITDFGFSKKLTDRTWTLCGTPEYLAPEIIQNKGHNKAVDWWALGVLIYEMLAGFPPFFDDNPFGIYEKILSGRIEWPKHMDPIAKDLIKKLLIADRTKRLGNMRQGAEDVKRHRWFKLVEWPLVPQRALTPPIRPRVKAPGDPSCFDDYPETDWRSQPPLPPDQLALFQDF is encoded by the exons ATGTCAGACGACGGATCGGTGTATCTCGCGTTGGATATAAC CACGTCAGATGAGGAGGGCTCTCAAGAGGACCCACCCCGATACGATGTCGACGACATGGAAATCGTCAAAACGATCG GTACGGGAACATTTGGGAGAGTAGTATTATGCAGACATCGTGGAAAACCTCTCGCTTTGAAGATACTCTCTATGGTCGACGTGATCAGGCTGAAACAAGTCGAACACGTTCGCAACGAGATCACGGTACTAAAGGAGGTCAATCACCCCTTCATAGTCAACAT gCTTTGGAGCGGTAGAGACGAAGCCAGACTCTACATGCTATTCGAATTCGTAGCCGGTGGCGaactcttttcttatttaagaGCAGCCGGAAGATTTTCTGGACCAACCAGTTGCTTTTACGCGGCTGAAATCGTCTGCGCATTGGAATACCTTCACAGCAAGCACATCATTTATAGAGACTTAAAACCAGAAAATCTACTTCTCGATAGTCAAGGACACCTGAAAATTACCGACTTTggtttttcgaagaaattaacTGATAG AACTTGGACTCTTTGCGGTACACCGGAATATTTGGCGCCAGAGATCATTCAGAATAAAGGTCATAATAAAGCCGTTGATTGGTGGGCCCTTGGTGTACTGATTTACGAAATGTTAGCTGGATTCCCACCGTTTTTCGATGATAATCCATTTGGAATATATGAGAAAATACTCAGCGGTAGGATAGAATGGCCTAAACACATGGATCCCATTGCTAAAGATCTCATCAAGAAATTACTCATCGCAGACAGAACGAAAAGATTAGGAAATATGAGACAAGGAGCTGAAGATGTTAAGAGGCATCGTTGGTTCAAGCTAGTAGAATGGCCCTtg GTACCTCAAAGAGCTTTGACACCACCGATAAGGCCAAGAGTGAAAGCACCTGGTGATCCTAGTTGTTTCGATGATTATCCTGAAACCGATTGGCGTTCACAACCACCTTTACCACCTGACCAACTGGCACTCTTCCAAGACTTTTAG